Within the Bradyrhizobium cosmicum genome, the region CGATACGGTGAAGCGCCTCGGTGTCGAACCCTTCAAGGAGCGCGTCTATGCCACTCGTTAACGGCGGAAAGATCGCCGACGACAGCTTCGTCAAGCTCGCCGTCGACACGCCGCTGCCCGAAGGCGGTGACATCCTGGTGCCGGCCGAGCGCTTCTTGGCCGACGCAGAAGCTTTGCTCAAGCGCAGCGGCAAGGTCGGTGTGATCTGGCCGAACAATCGGGACATCGGCGAGCTCGTCCCGTATCTCGGCAAGATCGCCGTGGTCGCGCTGGTGTTTCCGAGCTTCCGCGATGGACGCGCCTACAGCCAGGCGCGGCTGCTGCGCGAGCGCTACAATTATCGTGGCGAGTTGCGGGCGACGGGGCAGGTGCTGCGCGACCAGTTCGTGTTCATGCTGCGGGCCGGCTTCGATTCCTTCGAGGTCAAGAAGCAGGCCGACGCGGACGCCTTCATGCAGACCGCCAAGCGCTATTCGGTGTTCTACCAGCCGACCGGCGATGGCCGGATCACGGCGCTGCACCGGCGCATGCAACTCCGTCACTCCGAGGGTGTCGGCACGTGAACGCAATCGCGCCCCGGGTTTCGTCGGCGTCCGTCTCCGCGCTGCCTTCGGCGGTGGAGCTCGATCACGCGTTGCGCGATGCCTCTCCTGCCGAAATCATCGCGACGGCACTGAAGACGATCGGGCGCGACAAGCTTGCACTGGTATCGTCCTTCGGCACGGAATCGGCGACGCTGCTGAAGGTCATGGCGGACGTCGATCCGGCAATCCCCGTGATCTTCCTCGACACCGGCTGGCTGTTCGAGGAGACACTCGCCTATCGCGACACGCTGGTTGCCGCGCTGGGCCTCAAGGACGTTCGCTCGATCAAGCCGGCGGAGGAGACGCTGTCGCGCGACGATTCCGAGCGCGACCTCTGGTTCTCCGATCCCGACGCCTGCTGCCGAATCCGCAAGGTCGAACCGCTGGCGCGCGCGCTGAAGCCGTTCGATGCCTGGATCAACGGTCGCAAGCGCTTTCAAGGCAGTGCGCGGACCGACATTCCGGTCGT harbors:
- a CDS encoding DUF934 domain-containing protein, which codes for MPLVNGGKIADDSFVKLAVDTPLPEGGDILVPAERFLADAEALLKRSGKVGVIWPNNRDIGELVPYLGKIAVVALVFPSFRDGRAYSQARLLRERYNYRGELRATGQVLRDQFVFMLRAGFDSFEVKKQADADAFMQTAKRYSVFYQPTGDGRITALHRRMQLRHSEGVGT
- a CDS encoding phosphoadenylyl-sulfate reductase codes for the protein MNAIAPRVSSASVSALPSAVELDHALRDASPAEIIATALKTIGRDKLALVSSFGTESATLLKVMADVDPAIPVIFLDTGWLFEETLAYRDTLVAALGLKDVRSIKPAEETLSRDDSERDLWFSDPDACCRIRKVEPLARALKPFDAWINGRKRFQGSARTDIPVVEDDGARLKFNPFANVSREELEAMFVRAKLPRHPLVESGFLSVGCMPCTSRTTEGEDARAGRWRGRAKTECGIHTMKTS